Proteins from a genomic interval of Paenibacillus sp. RC334:
- a CDS encoding methyl-accepting chemotaxis protein, with product MRTKLSDSTKKVKGFRDLKVTTTMVSMIMISLVGLLIVSLVGVLGMYQAKEGQGILYMDRFQHQTNILEVKSDFYNMRANYTKVLDNEEYTDKQYKQVQKGKDSVASGLSKFSQKNLDPKEQKLYEELRSSIDTYYQNIEQIMAIKKNTGTYDKEERGRINTSSTAIVKILTDISDYNNEQSANLYQNTQNEIKMRTIVLIVILALVLAVLSMISFSAIRNIRSRMSTITKYCEEITQGNLTAALDPTLLKGNNEIAVIARAIQQMTDATSMVITGVINESRQINQLSDQTNHNMTDLNERIRDVSATVEQLSAAMEETSAYTENMNHSADEMQRAAEYISHKTQEKAQSAYDTSLKAEALKYEASESNKASKEIYRKASEKMTEALEQAKAVDQIRILSQSILEITAQTNLLALNASIEAARAGESGRGFAVVANEIRKLADGSKQAVDQIQNVTQEVVQSVANLTTNAEELLDFLHAKVGKDYQLLEDTAEQYYNDVVEHTNTVNDLNATSKQVNATIQTMVRAIHEIATASEQSAVSTQHIAENMVSSTEKSLEVAQQSDQVKESATRLNKLVEGFTI from the coding sequence ATGAGAACAAAACTATCAGACAGCACTAAAAAAGTAAAAGGATTTAGAGATTTAAAGGTAACGACAACGATGGTCTCCATGATCATGATCAGCTTGGTGGGTTTGCTCATTGTATCGTTGGTAGGGGTTCTCGGCATGTATCAAGCTAAAGAGGGACAAGGTATTTTGTATATGGATCGCTTTCAACACCAAACGAATATTCTGGAAGTGAAAAGTGATTTTTATAACATGCGGGCCAACTACACCAAAGTACTCGATAATGAGGAGTACACAGATAAACAATATAAGCAGGTACAGAAGGGAAAAGACAGCGTTGCATCAGGGTTAAGTAAATTTTCGCAAAAGAATCTGGACCCGAAGGAACAGAAATTGTACGAGGAACTAAGAAGCAGCATAGACACATATTATCAGAATATTGAGCAGATCATGGCAATCAAAAAAAATACCGGAACATATGACAAGGAAGAGAGAGGCCGGATTAATACATCCAGTACGGCAATTGTTAAGATACTGACCGATATTTCTGATTACAACAATGAACAATCGGCCAACTTATATCAAAATACGCAAAATGAGATAAAAATGCGCACAATTGTTTTGATCGTGATTCTGGCTCTAGTGCTGGCTGTCCTTAGTATGATCTCCTTTTCGGCCATTCGGAATATCCGTTCTCGGATGAGCACCATTACGAAATACTGTGAAGAGATTACCCAAGGCAATTTAACGGCAGCACTTGATCCGACCCTGCTCAAGGGAAATAACGAAATCGCTGTCATTGCACGTGCCATTCAACAAATGACAGATGCAACCTCAATGGTTATTACGGGAGTTATCAATGAATCTCGCCAAATTAATCAGCTAAGTGATCAGACGAATCATAATATGACCGATCTCAATGAGCGGATTAGAGACGTATCGGCTACAGTCGAACAGCTATCAGCAGCGATGGAGGAGACTTCGGCATATACAGAAAACATGAATCATTCTGCCGATGAAATGCAGCGGGCGGCAGAGTACATTTCGCACAAAACTCAAGAAAAAGCGCAGTCTGCCTATGATACAAGCCTAAAGGCCGAAGCGTTGAAGTATGAAGCGAGTGAGTCCAATAAAGCGTCCAAAGAGATTTACCGGAAGGCCAGTGAAAAGATGACGGAAGCGCTGGAACAAGCCAAGGCGGTAGACCAAATTCGTATACTTTCCCAGTCCATTCTGGAAATTACGGCCCAAACCAATTTGCTGGCTTTAAATGCATCTATTGAAGCGGCTCGAGCCGGTGAGTCAGGTCGGGGGTTTGCAGTTGTGGCTAACGAGATTCGCAAGTTGGCAGATGGGTCCAAGCAGGCGGTAGATCAAATTCAGAATGTTACTCAAGAGGTTGTACAATCTGTAGCCAATCTGACGACCAATGCCGAGGAATTACTGGATTTCCTGCATGCCAAGGTGGGCAAGGATTATCAGCTGCTTGAGGATACGGCAGAACAATATTACAATGATGTAGTTGAGCATACGAATACAGTTAATGATTTGAACGCCACATCTAAGCAGGTGAATGCAACGATCCAAACCATGGTGAGAGCTATCCACGAGATTGCAACAGCCAGCGAACAGTCTGCCGTATCTACTCAGCACATTGCTGAGAACATGGTTTCATCGACGGAAAAGTCTCTTGAAGTGGCACAACAGTCTGATCAGGTGAAGGAAAGCGCTACCCGATTGAATAAACTGGTCGAAGGTTTTACTATTTGA
- a CDS encoding CueP family metal-binding protein codes for MKKITLIATGLVAVAIGTYLIAGNAQREEADNQGASNIKQLVHDFSTRKATAQSASITSSQLSITEDGTTTKAYVLPDNEFFLSIAPYMEQTHPCATHSLTGCQGEMKDEEFSVTIHDSDGNSVMNKTSIKSQPNGFIDLWLPRDKTYSVTVEHEGKIAKSKISTFENDDTCITTMQLG; via the coding sequence ATGAAAAAAATAACCTTGATAGCTACGGGGTTAGTTGCGGTTGCCATAGGGACATACCTGATTGCAGGGAATGCCCAGCGAGAAGAAGCAGATAACCAAGGAGCGTCAAATATCAAGCAATTGGTGCATGATTTCAGTACAAGAAAGGCAACGGCCCAGTCCGCTTCCATCACTTCCAGTCAGTTGAGCATAACAGAGGATGGTACCACAACAAAGGCCTACGTTTTGCCTGATAACGAGTTTTTCCTTTCGATAGCCCCATATATGGAACAGACTCACCCTTGTGCAACCCATAGCCTGACCGGTTGTCAAGGTGAAATGAAGGATGAAGAGTTCAGTGTAACGATTCACGATTCTGATGGAAATTCAGTCATGAATAAAACCTCAATAAAATCCCAGCCCAATGGATTTATTGATCTATGGCTGCCGCGTGACAAAACCTATAGCGTTACGGTGGAGCATGAGGGGAAAATTGCAAAATCCAAAATCTCCACGTTTGAAAACGACGATACCTGTATTACCACGATGCAATTGGGTTAA
- a CDS encoding GNAT family N-acetyltransferase: MKKQFSIQLAVPSDLEAADIVFESSISAAFEQEGLEALIDDMQQEIEHKKRLLRTSLSALNSDLFFLMAKHNHNVVGTISYGPCGETIRKCTNDELGHVGTLGSLYVLPGYQGQGVGSTLIRALMTRLKEMEVTHFCLDSGFKIAQTKWLRKFGAPYTIAKDYWGKDGDHMVWLCEVQDFL; this comes from the coding sequence ATGAAAAAACAGTTCAGCATTCAACTCGCTGTTCCTTCGGATCTGGAGGCGGCGGATATTGTTTTTGAAAGTTCCATATCTGCGGCATTTGAACAGGAGGGTCTGGAAGCCTTAATCGACGACATGCAGCAGGAGATTGAGCACAAAAAGCGGTTGCTGCGTACATCTTTGTCAGCTTTGAATTCAGACTTGTTCTTCCTGATGGCCAAACATAACCATAACGTCGTTGGAACGATCTCTTATGGCCCTTGCGGAGAAACTATCAGGAAATGTACCAACGATGAACTCGGACATGTGGGGACATTGGGAAGTTTATATGTGCTGCCCGGTTACCAAGGACAAGGAGTAGGCTCGACGCTAATTCGGGCTTTGATGACCAGGCTGAAGGAAATGGAAGTTACGCATTTTTGCCTGGATAGCGGCTTCAAAATAGCCCAGACCAAATGGCTACGGAAATTTGGCGCACCCTACACCATTGCGAAGGATTATTGGGGCAAGGATGGAGATCACATGGTGTGGCTATGTGAAGTGCAGGATTTTCTATAA
- a CDS encoding alpha/beta fold hydrolase yields the protein MTNLQNKKQVYIIHGYTASPSDHWFPWLQDKLQEDGVSVDILDMPNSQAPQLHEWTQHLLSSIEVLHKDTYFVGHSLGCVSILRYLQQVSIPEQLGGLVFVSGFTDPVPTLPSLDEFTTDKLDYEQIMDSVKMRTVIASKDDTIVPFALSKKLAKDIQADFHEVEHGGHFLERDGFTSLPIAYQVLMDMMKS from the coding sequence GTGACAAACCTACAAAACAAAAAACAAGTGTATATCATCCATGGATACACTGCTTCACCGTCTGATCATTGGTTTCCTTGGCTACAAGACAAGCTACAGGAAGATGGCGTTTCTGTAGATATATTGGATATGCCCAATTCGCAAGCTCCCCAGCTTCATGAGTGGACCCAACATTTATTATCAAGTATTGAGGTTCTACATAAGGATACCTATTTTGTTGGTCATAGCTTGGGGTGTGTTTCCATATTAAGATATTTGCAGCAAGTAAGTATCCCAGAGCAACTCGGTGGTCTTGTCTTCGTCTCCGGTTTTACCGATCCAGTGCCAACCCTGCCGTCATTAGATGAGTTTACAACTGATAAGTTGGATTATGAGCAAATCATGGACTCAGTAAAGATGCGTACAGTTATTGCTTCAAAGGATGACACGATTGTCCCCTTTGCACTCAGTAAGAAACTAGCGAAAGATATCCAAGCTGATTTCCACGAAGTAGAGCACGGAGGACACTTTTTAGAGCGTGACGGCTTTACTTCCTTACCCATTGCATATCAAGTTTTAATGGATATGATGAAGAGTTGA
- a CDS encoding iron-siderophore ABC transporter substrate-binding protein — MKKGLSGILVLLVFALVLAGCGAAGNVSDTSQASTSGSTPAEAAGPVKVKHNRGEVTLDRPAQRVVVLEWTFTEDMIALGVQPVGNADNAGYKQYVTPEAALDSSVTDVGTRNEPNLEAIAALKPDLIISNADGNEAIYDQLRAIAPTVEYSLNSGNGYDHDKMVEIFNNIAVALGKEDKAKQVLKELDQHYAEAKEKLAAAGKADFHYILTQAFTYQNAASLRMFSDNSVVAGTLAKSGLINDWKPDKLEQYGFSTVGIEALSAVQDSNFIYIVQPNDDVFGAALKNNSVWNGLNFVKEKRIYALDSKTWTFGGPISSKALVDQVVAAITK, encoded by the coding sequence ATGAAGAAGGGTTTGAGCGGGATTTTAGTGTTGCTGGTTTTTGCGCTTGTTCTGGCAGGCTGCGGAGCGGCAGGCAATGTATCGGATACAAGTCAGGCGTCAACTTCCGGCAGCACACCAGCCGAAGCAGCGGGACCTGTGAAAGTAAAGCATAATCGTGGCGAGGTCACACTCGACCGGCCAGCACAACGTGTTGTTGTGCTGGAATGGACATTTACGGAGGATATGATTGCGCTGGGTGTTCAGCCCGTTGGTAATGCGGATAATGCTGGATACAAGCAATATGTGACTCCAGAGGCGGCTCTGGACAGCAGCGTGACCGATGTGGGAACACGCAACGAGCCCAATCTGGAGGCGATTGCTGCATTGAAGCCGGATCTGATCATTTCCAATGCTGATGGAAATGAAGCTATCTATGATCAACTTAGAGCCATTGCACCGACAGTCGAATATAGTCTGAATAGCGGTAACGGCTACGATCATGACAAAATGGTAGAGATTTTCAACAACATCGCGGTCGCTCTTGGAAAAGAAGACAAAGCGAAGCAGGTGCTGAAGGAGTTGGATCAGCATTATGCGGAAGCCAAAGAAAAGCTCGCCGCTGCTGGTAAAGCGGATTTCCACTACATTCTGACACAGGCGTTCACTTATCAAAATGCGGCCAGCCTGCGCATGTTTTCGGATAACTCGGTGGTCGCCGGGACACTGGCGAAGAGCGGGCTGATTAACGATTGGAAGCCGGACAAGCTTGAACAGTATGGTTTTTCAACCGTTGGCATTGAAGCGTTGTCTGCCGTTCAGGACAGCAACTTCATCTATATTGTGCAGCCGAACGATGATGTTTTCGGAGCAGCGCTGAAAAATAATTCGGTCTGGAACGGCCTGAATTTTGTCAAAGAAAAACGCATTTATGCATTGGACAGCAAGACATGGACGTTTGGCGGTCCCATCTCATCGAAAGCGCTGGTTGATCAGGTTGTTGCGGCGATTACGAAATGA
- a CDS encoding DUF1697 domain-containing protein, translated as MIYIALLRGINVGGNNKINMKKLKETFEKAGMSHVTTYINSGNIIFSSKVQSNEELSLQLEQAILEDFSLPIRVIVRNMAEIRAIVKALPEEWSNDTQMKSDVFFLWDEINDISVLEKLPLKPGIGNIMYTPGAILFSVSREYITKSGMTKLAGSSLYQHMTVRNVNTTRQIYKLMQAAEQEELRALDS; from the coding sequence ATGATTTATATTGCATTGCTGCGGGGCATTAATGTGGGTGGCAACAACAAGATTAATATGAAAAAGCTCAAGGAAACGTTTGAAAAGGCAGGCATGAGCCATGTGACGACTTACATCAACTCCGGAAACATCATTTTTTCCAGTAAAGTTCAATCCAACGAGGAGCTGTCGCTCCAACTGGAGCAGGCGATTCTGGAGGATTTTAGCCTGCCTATCCGGGTCATCGTTCGCAACATGGCGGAAATCCGGGCGATTGTGAAGGCATTGCCGGAGGAATGGTCTAATGATACACAGATGAAAAGTGATGTATTTTTTCTGTGGGATGAAATTAACGATATCTCCGTTCTGGAGAAGCTTCCTTTGAAGCCGGGAATAGGCAATATAATGTATACGCCTGGGGCCATTCTGTTTTCTGTCAGCAGAGAATATATCACAAAAAGCGGGATGACGAAACTGGCCGGCTCCAGTCTGTATCAGCATATGACGGTGCGAAATGTGAACACGACCCGGCAGATTTATAAGCTGATGCAAGCAGCTGAGCAGGAAGAGTTACGTGCATTAGACTCCTGA